GCCCTCGTTCAGCTTGGTGAGGAACGGCGAGCCGGCGATCTGGTCGGCCAGGGCCGGTGTCTTGGCATTGAGCAGGTCCGCGGCGCCGGGGAAGTACTTGAGCAGGCCGGTGAACCCGTGGAGGGTCGAGCCGTGGTTGGACGGGGCGATCCCGACGAGGGCGTTCACCTCGTCGGCGCCGCCGAGGAACTTGATGTAGTGACGCGGCATCATGCCGCCCTGGGAGTGGCCGACGAGGTCCACCTCATCGGCTCCGGTGGCGGCGAGGACCCGGTCGACGTACGCGTCGAGCTGTTCGGCCGACTTGGCGACGGGGCCGAGACCGTGGAAGAAGGGGACGCCCGGGAGCTGGCCGTAGTCGAGCGAGTAGACGCAGTAGCCGCGCTTGACGAGGTACGGCGCGAGGGCGAGCCAGTTGTCGACGGAGTTCCCGAAGGTTCCGTGAACGAGGACCACCGGGCGGGGGTGGGCGGTGGAGGGCTTGCAGGACCAGTTGTTCCAGCCGCT
The Streptomyces tirandamycinicus DNA segment above includes these coding regions:
- a CDS encoding esterase/lipase family protein, coding for MLSWKRALRPLTAALMAVAIGLAPAATAHAAAPSSGWNNWSCKPSTAHPRPVVLVHGTFGNSVDNWLALAPYLVKRGYCVYSLDYGQLPGVPFFHGLGPVAKSAEQLDAYVDRVLAATGADEVDLVGHSQGGMMPRHYIKFLGGADEVNALVGIAPSNHGSTLHGFTGLLKYFPGAADLLNAKTPALADQIAGSPFLTKLNEGGDTVPGVQYTVIATKYDEVVTPWRSSFLDGPNVKNVTVQDLCALDFSEHVAIGLLDRIAFHEVANALDPAKATRTTCSSVFK